A single region of the Lotus japonicus ecotype B-129 chromosome 4, LjGifu_v1.2 genome encodes:
- the LOC130714989 gene encoding protein MAINTENANCE OF MERISTEMS-like — MPFGEMTITLDDVSALLHLPMGSRFYTPGRGERDECAALCAQLMGGSVGIYEAEFDTNRSQTIRFGVLQTRYEAALAEHRYEDAARIWLVNQLGATLFASKSGGYHTTVYWIGMLEDLGRVCEYAWGAIALATLYDQLSRASRRGTAQMGGFTSLLLGWVYEYLSDRVIIRRADPEYSQDQPRARPWAMSRVGHAGLDERRVMLDELTVDDVIWTPFEDHRAHRPRDPRAMYSGYIRSPFGRVVRRHLPERVLRQFGFIQDVPRHPSEIQTSGSLAETADAAFAEFAPHLRPQGIPATYPGEAVEDYMRWYSAVSHRFIIPDDRREEFSAVTVMRRAVDLLEQSLEVPDAPAEGTHSRSLTERALDLIRSNAFIGTQGVAFAAVRGARAAGGRGRGDRARGGRGRGGRARGEGAPAEGARGGRGRGGRARGPRGRRGAGRGRGE; from the exons atgccgttcggggagatgactatcaccttggacgacgtgtcggctcttctccatctccccatggggtcgaggttctatacgcctgggaggggggagagggacgagtgtgcagcgctctgtgctcagttgatgggaggatctgttggtatttatgaggctgagtttgatacgaataggtcccagactattcgctttggggtcttgcagacccggtatgaggctgcgttggcgg agcaccgatatgaggacgctgcacggatttggctggtgaaccagctaggcgccacgctctttgctagcaagagcggaggctaccatacgaccgtctactggatagggatgttggaggatcttggtcgagtgtgcgagtacgcgtggggcgcgattgcgctcgctacgctatacgaccagcttagtcgagcgtccaggagggggacggcccagatgggaggttttacctcgctcctgctaggatgggtctacgagtacctttctgaccgcgtcattatccgtagggcggatccggagtactcgcaggaccagcctagggcgcggccGTGGGCTatgtcccgggtcgggcatgcaggccttgatgagaggcgagtcatgctcgatgagctgacggtggatgacgttatatggaccccatttgaggaccatcgggctcatcgaccacgggatccgagggccatgtattctggctacatccggtcgccatttggccgtgttgttcgacggcatctaccagagagggttctgcgccagtttggcttcatacaggatgtccctcgacacccctctgagatccagacgtctgggtcccttgctgagaccgcagatgctgcctttgctgagtttgcgccgcacctccgccctcaggggatccccgctacatatccgggagaggctgtggaggattacatgaggtggtacagcgctgtgtcccatcggttcatcatccctgatgataggagggaggagttcagtgcagtg actgttatgcgtcgggccgtggacttgttggagcagtcactcgaggtgccagatgctcctgcagagggcacgcattcccgatccctcactgagagggcgctggatcttattagatccaatgccttcattggtacccagggggtagcctttgctgctgtccgaggagctagagctgcaggaggcagaggtcgtggagacagagcgcgtggaggcagaggccgtggaggcagagcccgtggagagggtgctcctgcagagggtgcgcgtggaggcagaggccgtggaggcagagcccgtggacctagaggtcgtagaggggccggtaggggtcggggcgagtga
- the LOC130713459 gene encoding PKS-NRPS hybrid synthetase cheA-like, with product MQHLLKKLDGDKYVHFERHEPGSEVIRDVFWAHPNAIKLFNTFPYVVIMDCTYKTNKYAIPLLEIVGLTSTDKTYSIAFCYIVNEGTDDYVWALECMKSLLADQAMLPKVIVTDRDLALLSAAKQSLPNTTHLLCLWHINKCVLAKCKLYVGTDDFAELVMMKWAEVVDAATVEEFEVKWMQLFNMCKAKYSNFTSYCSTTWLVHKEKFAKAWTNHVMHFGTTTSNRAEGAHASLKKMLRDCKGDLATSWDASHSLTCNRHTEILASFERSIHRIDHIFMFPFYTNIRGFVSNKCLQLIDDEHIRMKSYGGCDCLLRETHGLPCGCELAGYERIPYESIHPFWKRLSWEHVPEPVADTTSNHICGMNHGDMQPEVEALTHYFSSLDTGGQSMVRRKLQAIYCPESSSLCTPAVKIRSKRTLKANEKIPPKNKAIGSLTRDLSGFEHVDREIREAKKVSQPPKKKKRVKKSDTSYFMGHFPAFFHPYIQTVQNVEDDGNCGYRAVAALLGLPSGEESWSWVRAALIEELERHRGLYDEMWSRHVVNALHSRLTLPPGDPATEDKWMQLPEMGYLVATRFQVVFISISSTGCWSYLPLREEGPPDVHPVIAVGHVINHFVQLYGFFSIQESAYNE from the exons atgcaacacttgttgaagaagttggacggtgacaagtatgtccactttgaaagacatgagcctggatcggaagtcattagggatgtattttgggctcatccaaatgctatcaaactgttcaacacatttccatatgtagtgattatggattgcacatacaagacaaacaaatatgcaattcccttgcttgagattgttggactgacttccacagataagacatactccatagccttttgctacattgttaatgagggcacagatgactacgtttgggcactggagtgtatgaagtctctattagctgatcaagccatgttgcctaaggtgattgttactgacagggatcttgccttattgagtgctgctaagcaaagccttcctaacactacacatttattatgcttgtggcacatcaacaagtgtgttttggcaaagtgcaaactctatgttggcacagatgattttgctgagttggttatgatgaagtgggcagaggtggtggatgctgcaacagttgaagaatttgaagtgaaatggatgcaattgtttaatatgtgcaaggcaaaatacagcaactttacctcctattgttctactacatggttggttcacaaggagaaattcgccaaggcatggacaaatcatgtgatgcactttggaacaacaacaagtaacag ggctgagggtgcacatgccagtttgaagaagatgttacgggattgcaagggtgacctggccacttcatgggatgcgtcgcatagtttgacatgtaatcgacatactgaaatattagcatcgtttgagcgcagtattcacagaattgatcacattttcatgttcccattttacacaaatattagaggatttgtgtcaaacaaatgcctgcagctcatcgacgatgaacatataagaatgaagtcctacggcggatgcgattgcttgttgagagagactcatggactaccttgcggttgtgaacttgcag gttatgaaagaattccatatgagtcaattcatccattctggaagagactgagttgggagcatgtacctgaacctgttgcagatactaccagcaaccatatttgcggcatgaaccatggagatatgcaaccagaagttgaggcattgacacattatttcagttctttggatactggagggcagagtatggtaaggaggaagcttcaagcgatctattgtcctgaaagcagttcacTTTGTACTCCTGCGGTTAAGATAAGGTCTAAGCGCACTCTTAAGGCGAATGAGAAAATACCACCTAAGAAtaaagcaataggatccttgactcgtgatctttcaggttttgaacatgttgatagggagatcagagaggcaaagaaggtttcacaaccaccaaagaagaagaagcgtgtgaagaagtctgatacaagctatttcatgggtcattttccagcctttttccacccatatatacaaacagttcagaatgttgaggatgatggtaactgtggctatagagccGTTGCTGCATTACTCGGACTACCATCAGGTGAGGAAAGTTGGTCATGGGTTAGGGCAGCGTTGATAGAAGAACTTGAACGACACAGAGGGttgtatgatgaaatgtggtccagacatgtggttaatgccttacattcccgactcactcttcctcctggtgatccggctaccgaggataaatggatgcaactgccagagatgggataccttgtagcaaccaggttccaagtGGTTTTCATATCCATCTCCTCTACGGGTTGTTGGTCATACCTTCCACTAAGAGAAGAAGGTCCACCGGATGTACATCCTGTTATAGCTGTTGGTCATGTGATtaatcactttgtacag TTATACGGGTTTTTTTCAATACAAGAGTCGGCATATAATGAGTga